From Vibrio aerogenes, a single genomic window includes:
- a CDS encoding aminotransferase-like domain-containing protein has translation MAKYQQLADKIIHDIQSGKLPAGEKMLSLRRFAGQHSISVSTAVSCYDELASRGWLVARPQAGFFIASPAREMSPPQWQPFISQLADPHAYLPKSHTPTGLTGISQLLIPESVSQQLTKCFRRALSQQAGRLSSYPQTQGEPEFLSALATHFSQSGFILTPDELVITHGCIDAVKTALEVSTRPGDAVAVNSPCFLGLLELLSQMERPIVEIPTTADGIDLDQFEQLLQAGTVKAGLFSTTFMNPQGITLSVAQKQRLAQLANHYRIPVIEDDVYLELSHQSGQPPLPAAYFDTQGYILWCGAITKSLSPAYRTGWCRPGRYIADYVKRCQGVPALMQHALAEFINSGHYARHLKQARTQLTLNMQHFLKYFDAQLPAGTRVTHPEGGLVLWLQIPGFDARKLAALAAQKDHYFITGPLFTTSDRYRDCLRVNIGYPLNEAVEKELAVLVELVWESLETVEVS, from the coding sequence GTGGCAAAATATCAGCAACTTGCAGACAAAATTATTCATGACATTCAGTCTGGTAAGCTTCCCGCCGGAGAGAAAATGCTGTCGCTGCGGCGCTTTGCCGGGCAGCACAGTATCAGCGTGTCGACGGCGGTCAGTTGTTACGATGAACTGGCTTCACGGGGCTGGCTGGTTGCCCGCCCGCAGGCTGGTTTTTTTATCGCATCGCCAGCCCGGGAGATGAGCCCGCCACAATGGCAGCCATTTATCAGCCAGCTGGCTGACCCACACGCCTATCTGCCGAAATCTCATACGCCAACCGGTCTGACCGGTATTTCGCAGCTTCTGATTCCGGAGTCGGTCAGCCAGCAGCTCACCAAATGCTTCCGCCGCGCCCTCAGCCAGCAAGCTGGCCGGCTCTCGTCTTATCCGCAAACACAGGGAGAGCCGGAATTTCTCAGCGCCCTTGCCACACATTTCAGCCAAAGTGGTTTCATCCTGACACCCGATGAGCTGGTGATCACCCACGGCTGTATCGACGCAGTAAAAACCGCACTGGAGGTCAGCACCCGGCCCGGCGATGCCGTGGCGGTCAATTCACCGTGCTTTCTCGGCTTACTGGAGTTGTTATCGCAGATGGAGCGGCCGATTGTGGAAATTCCCACCACCGCAGACGGGATCGATCTGGATCAGTTTGAGCAGTTGCTGCAAGCAGGCACGGTCAAAGCCGGATTATTCAGCACCACATTTATGAACCCGCAGGGCATCACGCTTTCGGTCGCCCAAAAGCAGCGGCTGGCACAACTGGCGAATCATTACCGGATTCCGGTGATTGAGGATGACGTCTATCTGGAGTTATCGCACCAATCCGGGCAACCGCCATTACCGGCCGCTTATTTCGATACGCAGGGCTATATTCTGTGGTGCGGCGCAATCACCAAAAGTCTTTCCCCGGCTTACCGGACCGGCTGGTGCCGTCCCGGCCGCTATATTGCAGACTATGTGAAGCGCTGTCAGGGCGTGCCGGCACTGATGCAACATGCACTTGCAGAGTTCATCAACAGCGGCCACTATGCCCGGCATCTAAAACAGGCCCGCACTCAGTTGACGCTTAACATGCAGCACTTCCTGAAATATTTTGACGCACAACTGCCCGCAGGCACCCGCGTCACCCATCCGGAGGGTGGTTTGGTGTTATGGCTGCAAATCCCCGGCTTCGACGCCCGCAAGCTGGCCGCTCTGGCCGCTCAAAAAGACCACTATTTTATCACCGGGCCACTCTTCACCACTTCCGATCGCTACCGCGATTGCCTTCGGGTAAATATCGGTTATCCGCTCAATGAAGCGGTAGAGAAAGAGCTGGCGGTGTTGGTTGAGCTGGTGTGGGAGAGTTTGGAAACAGTTGAGGTGAGTTAG
- a CDS encoding EamA family transporter, translated as MSGRDLALAVFVMAIWGFNYTMIKLGVSEISPMLIAAGRFFCAAFPMVLFVRRPQVPWRYLVGYGLVFGVGIWGMASSAMYMGLSSGMTSVLLQLDVLTTVAVGVLLYREVITRQVAAGIMIALAGVVVSVIYTNGNVTVAGLILIIVSAVCWPLAGVVLRRSGSKSPFAFNIWGMVFAPLPLIGLSVLFYGPQVLVTAYEHWNGHAWLSVLFQAYPTTIFGYWIWNRLVLKYPMSTIAPLTLLTTVFGVLSGWLMFDEQLTAAQWVACSAFLLGIALVVMPPVRLLFRRALVGEV; from the coding sequence ATGTCTGGCAGAGATTTGGCCCTGGCCGTGTTTGTGATGGCGATTTGGGGATTTAACTATACGATGATAAAGCTCGGGGTTTCGGAGATCAGCCCGATGTTGATTGCTGCCGGGCGGTTTTTTTGTGCGGCATTTCCGATGGTGTTGTTTGTCCGCAGGCCACAGGTGCCGTGGCGTTATCTGGTGGGGTATGGGCTGGTATTTGGTGTCGGGATCTGGGGCATGGCTTCCAGCGCGATGTATATGGGGTTGTCTTCCGGCATGACCTCTGTGCTGCTTCAGCTGGATGTGCTGACCACGGTGGCTGTCGGGGTGTTGCTGTATAGAGAAGTGATCACCCGGCAAGTTGCGGCGGGAATTATGATCGCTCTGGCTGGTGTTGTGGTTTCTGTGATCTATACCAACGGGAATGTCACGGTTGCCGGTCTGATTCTGATTATCGTGTCGGCAGTGTGCTGGCCTCTTGCGGGTGTAGTGTTGCGCCGCTCCGGTTCAAAATCACCTTTTGCGTTTAATATCTGGGGCATGGTGTTTGCGCCGCTGCCGCTGATTGGCCTGAGCGTGCTGTTTTATGGCCCGCAGGTGCTGGTGACAGCTTATGAACACTGGAATGGTCACGCCTGGCTGTCGGTGCTGTTTCAGGCGTATCCGACCACTATTTTCGGTTATTGGATCTGGAACCGGCTGGTGCTGAAATATCCGATGAGTACCATCGCACCGCTTACTCTGCTGACGACTGTCTTTGGTGTGTTGAGTGGCTGGCTGATGTTTGACGAGCAGCTGACGGCTGCACAGTGGGTTGCCTGTAGTGCTTTTTTACTCGGCATTGCGCTGGTGGTGATGCCGCCGGTTCGGTTGTTGTTCCGGAGGGCGCTGGTGGGTGAAGTGTAA